The following are encoded in a window of Roseimaritima ulvae genomic DNA:
- a CDS encoding YciI family protein → MRVMVIVKASPSSEAGELPSTELLEAMGNYNEQLVKAGIMKSGDGLKPSSAGVRVRFRGDERIVTDGPFAETSELIAGYWLWEVASMEEAIEWVKRAPNPMNEESDIEIRQFFEMEDFAEQDPDGKIAEQENELRNTAVLRDGTLAPYLFFAGRCDEALDFYQQALGASVLMRMRFSESPDPVPEGMLQQGFENKIMHATFQIGTQTILCSDGCDDKPSFDGFRLSLSFPSEDACRRIFDALAEGGKVDMPLDKTFWSPLYGMVTDKFGVGWMVMVPCE, encoded by the coding sequence ATGAGAGTTATGGTCATCGTGAAAGCTTCGCCCAGTTCCGAAGCCGGAGAGTTGCCCAGCACGGAACTGCTGGAAGCCATGGGAAACTACAACGAACAACTCGTCAAAGCGGGCATCATGAAATCCGGCGATGGACTGAAGCCTAGTTCGGCCGGCGTGCGCGTTCGTTTTCGGGGCGATGAACGAATCGTTACCGACGGCCCCTTTGCGGAAACATCCGAATTGATCGCCGGCTACTGGCTGTGGGAAGTGGCGTCGATGGAAGAGGCCATCGAGTGGGTGAAACGGGCTCCCAATCCCATGAATGAAGAATCGGATATTGAAATTCGGCAATTCTTCGAAATGGAAGACTTTGCCGAACAGGATCCCGATGGAAAAATCGCAGAGCAAGAGAACGAACTACGCAATACTGCCGTCCTGCGAGACGGTACGTTGGCGCCTTACCTGTTTTTCGCGGGCCGCTGTGACGAGGCCCTCGACTTCTACCAGCAGGCTCTGGGCGCCAGCGTGTTGATGCGGATGCGTTTCAGCGAGAGTCCGGACCCCGTCCCCGAGGGCATGTTGCAACAGGGTTTTGAGAACAAAATTATGCACGCGACATTTCAAATCGGCACGCAGACCATCCTCTGCTCCGACGGTTGCGATGACAAACCTTCCTTTGACGGGTTTCGTTTGTCCTTGTCCTTCCCTTCCGAAGATGCTTGTCGGCGTATCTTTGACGCGTTGGCCGAGGGCGGTAAAGTCGACATGCCTCTGGACAAAACTTTCTGGTCTCCGCTGTACGGGATGGTAACCGACAAATTTGGTGTGGGCTGGATGGTGATGGTCCCCTGCGAATAA
- a CDS encoding VOC family protein, producing MDNNPVCWFEIYVQDMARATSFYETVLGVKLEKLPTPTDEIEMMAFPMAMNIPGAAGALTKMEGVSSGGNSTLVYFACEDCGVEASRVEQAGGSIQRPKTAIGEYGFMVLAVDTEGNLFGLHSRK from the coding sequence ATGGACAATAACCCCGTTTGTTGGTTCGAAATCTATGTGCAGGATATGGCGCGAGCAACGTCATTCTATGAAACGGTTCTCGGCGTCAAGCTAGAAAAACTGCCTACGCCGACGGACGAAATCGAAATGATGGCTTTTCCGATGGCAATGAACATTCCCGGTGCCGCCGGCGCGTTAACAAAGATGGAAGGCGTGTCCTCGGGCGGTAACAGTACGCTCGTGTATTTTGCCTGCGAAGACTGTGGCGTCGAAGCGTCCCGTGTTGAACAGGCCGGAGGCAGCATCCAACGCCCCAAAACGGCTATCGGCGAGTACGGTTTTATGGTGTTGGCGGTCGACACCGAAGGCAATCTGTTTGGACTTCACTCACGGAAATAA
- a CDS encoding YciI family protein has translation MKFICLGYSDHSKFESMSEAEMQSLMEECFAYDDVLREGGHFAGGEALQAADQAVTLRHHNGSTEATDGPFAETKEQLGGILILEADDMAHAVALMSKHPGAKVGPFEIRPADETINAMIEARNQAHQNR, from the coding sequence ATGAAATTTATCTGTCTAGGTTACTCGGATCATTCGAAATTCGAGTCGATGTCGGAGGCCGAAATGCAATCCTTAATGGAGGAATGTTTCGCCTACGACGACGTTCTCCGTGAGGGCGGCCACTTTGCCGGCGGTGAAGCGCTGCAAGCCGCCGATCAAGCGGTCACGTTGCGGCACCATAACGGAAGCACCGAAGCGACCGATGGACCCTTCGCGGAAACCAAAGAGCAACTTGGGGGCATCTTGATTCTCGAAGCCGACGACATGGCTCACGCGGTTGCACTGATGTCCAAACATCCAGGCGCGAAGGTCGGGCCCTTTGAAATCCGCCCCGCCGACGAAACCATTAACGCCATGATCGAAGCACGAAATCAAGCCCACCAAAACCGCTAG
- a CDS encoding haloacid dehalogenase type II, with the protein MTRFLPIALLAGCLVLGMGSSAHAAEPEQTLSRPKVIIFDVNETLLDLAPLKKSVGQALGGREDLLPLWFSTMLHYSLVETVSHEYHSFGEIGTAALMMVAETRGIELSYQEAKKAIVTPLRSLPPHPDVVNGLRALKADGYRIVSLTNSSSLGVETQFRNAGLIDLFEKRYSVDSVKKFKPHPAPYQAALEDLGVQADEVLMVAAHAWDVAGAKNVGLQTAFIARPGKVLYPNVAKPDYVVSDLTQLVKVLRSTPAR; encoded by the coding sequence ATGACACGATTTTTACCCATCGCACTGTTGGCTGGTTGCCTTGTCCTGGGGATGGGCAGCAGCGCCCATGCCGCCGAACCCGAGCAAACGCTCTCGCGTCCTAAGGTGATCATCTTTGATGTGAACGAAACGCTGCTGGATCTGGCGCCGCTAAAAAAATCGGTTGGCCAAGCACTCGGCGGGCGGGAAGACCTGTTGCCGCTGTGGTTCTCCACGATGCTTCACTACTCTCTGGTGGAAACGGTCAGCCACGAGTACCACAGCTTTGGTGAAATCGGCACGGCGGCGTTGATGATGGTGGCAGAAACGCGGGGCATTGAGCTGAGTTATCAAGAGGCCAAGAAAGCCATCGTCACGCCGCTGCGTTCGCTTCCACCTCATCCGGATGTCGTGAACGGACTGCGGGCGCTGAAGGCGGACGGGTATCGTATTGTCAGCTTGACCAATTCGTCCTCGCTGGGAGTGGAAACGCAATTCCGCAATGCTGGTCTGATCGACTTGTTCGAGAAACGTTACAGCGTGGACAGCGTAAAAAAATTCAAACCCCATCCGGCTCCGTACCAAGCCGCCTTAGAGGACTTGGGGGTGCAAGCGGACGAAGTTCTGATGGTTGCCGCGCACGCCTGGGATGTCGCCGGCGCGAAGAATGTGGGCTTGCAAACCGCTTTCATCGCTCGCCCCGGTAAGGTGCTGTATCCGAATGTCGCCAAGCCCGATTATGTGGTCAGCGACCTGACCCAGTTGGTCAAAGTTCTCCGCTCGACGCCCGCTCGCTAG
- a CDS encoding RNA polymerase sigma factor: MSDPLQLQLDTVFRNASRQVFASLARALRDLDLAEDAMQESFAAATIQWPHEGIPENPVAWLVTAGRRKAVDVIRRREKLKEISSEVAQRLHQVAQTNASRAATEIEDDRLRLIFTCCHPAIDLKVQVPLTLREVCGLTTEEIARAFLTTPATMAQRIVRGKAKIRDARIPFVIPSITELPERLDAVLTVIYLIFNEGYSASSGDSITRADLSGEAIRLCRLVLELLEDAEVMGLLALMLLHESRRETRQTDEGDIVLLEDQDRSRWDRSLIDEGRRLVERSLASRRFGFYTIQAAISAVHAEAPTAKATDWNQIVALYDILLRIESSAVIELNRAVAVAMWDGPAAGLQLIEVILDRGDLLDYSLAHAARGELLRRAGRHADAIEALETALSLTGQSTEQRFLAKKLQKLKSS; the protein is encoded by the coding sequence ATGTCTGATCCGCTCCAGCTTCAACTCGACACCGTCTTTCGCAACGCATCTCGTCAAGTATTTGCTTCGCTGGCTCGTGCGCTGCGAGATCTGGATTTGGCCGAGGACGCGATGCAGGAGTCTTTCGCTGCGGCTACGATCCAATGGCCGCATGAGGGCATCCCCGAGAATCCGGTCGCTTGGCTGGTCACTGCCGGACGCCGCAAAGCCGTGGATGTGATTCGCCGACGCGAGAAGCTTAAAGAGATCAGCTCCGAGGTTGCCCAGCGGTTGCATCAGGTCGCGCAAACCAATGCTTCCCGCGCCGCAACCGAAATTGAAGATGACCGGCTGCGTTTGATCTTTACCTGCTGTCACCCGGCGATCGACTTGAAGGTGCAAGTTCCGCTCACCCTGCGTGAAGTTTGCGGACTGACCACCGAAGAGATCGCACGGGCCTTCTTGACGACTCCCGCGACCATGGCGCAGCGAATCGTTCGTGGCAAAGCCAAAATTCGCGATGCGCGAATTCCGTTTGTAATCCCAAGTATTACCGAACTGCCCGAACGACTCGACGCCGTGCTGACGGTGATCTACCTGATTTTCAACGAGGGCTATTCGGCATCGAGCGGCGATTCGATTACTCGAGCGGATCTATCCGGCGAAGCGATTCGACTGTGCCGCTTGGTGTTGGAATTGCTCGAGGATGCCGAAGTGATGGGTCTGCTGGCGTTGATGCTGCTTCATGAATCACGCCGTGAGACGCGTCAAACGGACGAGGGCGACATTGTCCTGTTGGAGGACCAAGATCGAAGCCGCTGGGATCGGTCCTTGATCGACGAGGGCCGGCGATTAGTCGAGCGTTCGTTGGCTTCACGCCGATTCGGTTTTTACACCATCCAGGCCGCCATCTCGGCCGTCCATGCGGAAGCCCCAACGGCCAAAGCCACCGACTGGAACCAAATTGTTGCTCTCTATGATATCCTGCTCCGTATCGAATCTTCGGCGGTCATCGAGCTCAATCGTGCCGTTGCGGTGGCGATGTGGGACGGTCCCGCCGCCGGGCTGCAACTCATCGAAGTGATTCTGGATCGCGGCGACCTCCTGGACTACTCGCTCGCCCACGCCGCCCGCGGCGAACTGCTGCGTCGCGCGGGCCGCCATGCCGACGCTATCGAAGCGTTGGAGACCGCCCTATCTCTGACCGGGCAGTCAACGGAACAGCGTTTTCTGGCGAAAAAGCTTCAGAAGTTGAAATCCTCGTAG
- a CDS encoding metallophosphoesterase yields MACYDIIGDIHGHADELKALLVELGYTPHSPGNGYRHPDRKVVFVGDFVDRGPAVADVIEIARATVEAGDGFAVMGNHEYNTITFHTPVPGKPDVWFRERTEKNLKQNQATRDQLSPSQLADAIAWFKTLPVALELDGIRVVHAAWRPQQINLIENVFKSLGRFSAAFLAESQSVGSELHKAVEEVLKGPELLLPEGLSIVDKAAHRRNTMRIKWYETPAGGTYRDYHLGSDQVPDAAINQDSVQGMTGYPSDSPPVFVGHYWLTGTPKPLATNVACTDYSVAKGGKLVAYRWDGEAVLSADKFHWCR; encoded by the coding sequence TTGGCTTGCTACGACATCATTGGTGACATCCATGGGCATGCAGATGAATTAAAGGCGTTGCTTGTCGAATTGGGATATACCCCACATAGTCCGGGGAACGGCTATCGGCATCCAGATCGGAAAGTCGTTTTCGTTGGCGATTTCGTTGACCGCGGGCCGGCAGTCGCGGACGTGATCGAAATCGCTCGAGCAACCGTTGAGGCCGGCGATGGATTCGCGGTGATGGGAAACCACGAGTACAACACGATCACTTTTCATACGCCCGTGCCTGGCAAACCGGACGTTTGGTTTCGTGAGCGGACGGAAAAGAATCTGAAACAGAATCAAGCCACTCGCGATCAATTGTCCCCAAGCCAGTTGGCGGACGCCATCGCTTGGTTCAAGACGCTGCCGGTGGCTCTGGAGTTGGACGGCATCCGCGTCGTGCATGCGGCTTGGCGACCGCAACAGATCAACTTGATTGAAAACGTCTTTAAATCGCTGGGACGATTTTCGGCGGCGTTTTTGGCGGAATCTCAAAGCGTGGGCAGTGAATTGCACAAAGCCGTGGAGGAGGTGCTGAAAGGGCCGGAACTTCTTCTGCCGGAGGGCTTGTCGATTGTCGACAAAGCCGCGCACCGTCGTAACACGATGCGGATCAAATGGTATGAAACGCCCGCCGGAGGGACCTACCGCGACTACCACCTGGGTTCGGATCAGGTGCCCGATGCGGCCATCAATCAGGACTCGGTGCAGGGCATGACCGGCTATCCAAGCGACTCGCCGCCCGTCTTCGTGGGGCACTACTGGCTTACCGGAACCCCCAAGCCCCTGGCCACCAACGTCGCCTGCACGGACTATAGCGTCGCCAAGGGGGGCAAGCTGGTCGCCTATCGTTGGGACGGTGAAGCGGTGTTGTCCGCCGATAAGTTCCATTGGTGTCGGTAG